From Planococcus halocryophilus, the proteins below share one genomic window:
- a CDS encoding GNAT family N-acetyltransferase: protein MTEAIRFRLATREDLNQIVEMLANDPLGSQRELYEHPLPSSYIEAFHAISMDPNNELVVACIEHEIVGVQQITFTPYITYQGGWRATIEGIRTSPSVRGRGIGTQLIEWAIQRAKDRGCHLVQLTTDKKRTDALRFYERLGFVASHEGMKLKL from the coding sequence ATGACAGAAGCAATTAGATTCAGACTGGCGACACGTGAGGATTTAAATCAGATCGTTGAAATGCTTGCTAATGATCCGTTAGGCAGTCAAAGAGAACTTTACGAACACCCTTTACCTTCTAGCTATATCGAAGCCTTTCATGCAATTTCAATGGATCCTAATAATGAATTGGTGGTTGCCTGTATAGAACATGAAATTGTTGGGGTGCAACAAATTACGTTTACGCCGTATATAACCTATCAAGGCGGATGGAGAGCTACTATTGAAGGCATTCGGACGTCACCATCAGTACGGGGAAGGGGTATTGGAACACAGCTTATCGAATGGGCAATTCAACGCGCAAAAGATCGTGGGTGTCATTTAGTGCAATTAACTACCGATAAAAAAAGAACAGATGCTTTGAGATTCTACGAGCGACTTGGTTTTGTAGCTTCTCATGAAGGCATGAAACTTAAATTATAG